The Primulina tabacum isolate GXHZ01 chromosome 1, ASM2559414v2, whole genome shotgun sequence genome contains the following window.
TAATTGTTGGTTACTCGGAGGAGTCTGTTATGTAGTGCCTGTCCAAAAGCTTAACGAGGATGTGAACTTTTCCCTACCCATTCTGCTTGTGAAGAAATTTTAAAGGAAAGGCAgattaagtttttttaaaaaaaataagacatGATCAACACATCAAGAGATCAAGTGGTTATTCTAAACAACCACAATTAGTATACTCGGAAATCATCAAGAACGTACCAACCATAACTAATGTTCCTATTTACTAATGTCAGAATTTCTCATATGCATTTctcaataatttttaaaaaaatgagtaCCGGTATGTTTGGTCACTGCACCACAATCAACCTTGAGTCACCACAATGAAAGTGAAAGTGAGAGCCTGGTAAATGTAATCAACAATCTACATGTCAAATAGTATTGTTTTGTTATTTGATAAAAACATATCTCAAGTTGGTCAATTCGATCAAATTGGAGAAATTGATCCAACTTCATAGTAACAACATCCACATTTTAGCCTCCCACAAACCCATTTCTCATTAATCTATTTACCCTCTAATTTGAGTACAACATTGAGTTCTACTAAGTACAGGAATTTGAGTACAGCAttgattatatttaaaaaagagTATCGGTATGGAGGATGAAGACAACACACCAAGCAAACCTGCACGATGGAGGATGAAGACAACACACCAAGCAAACCTTTTTGGGTGGACTTTCTCAGTGCAAGGGTCGGAGGCCGAAAACCAAGGCTCCAGAACGAAGGAAGACGAGGAAAACGAAGAGAAGAGTCGAAGAAGGAAGCCAGCCGTCACCGTAACCTGCAGCTGTGTGTTATGGTGGAGAGAGGAGCCCAGCCCACGTAGTATAGTCCTCATATGTGCTGCGGTGGAAAGAGCAGGCCCATGACACCTGTTGGGACTTAACCTTCAACTGGGCCAAAACTGGccaatttaaattttttcaggctttcatataaatagatatatatatatatatatatatatatatatatatataaatacatattatatatatatatttatatatattaatttaaacggGTATTCGGATCGGGTGTGGGTCGGATTATATCAAACCCGCCTCcatacccgaacccgaaaatccCCATACCCGATTACCCAATTATTTAATCGGGTCTAAAAATCCCTCCATACCCTCTTCTACTCGGGTCGGGTATCAGATCCTCCATCGGGTTCGGAGGAAATTGCCATCCctaaatgcaataatcattcagtatgtgattttgagaaactcaagttaaatctaactcgagttgtgcaatcccgaatcaacattgatttatacctttctttcagTCGATCtaactctgtcgaagtctcgaattcaatatctgtcaatactcaatctggcaatgacaatatcgagagtatcgtatcaatatacaattcagatcaatactggatataatcagaactggatcaaattctgtttcaacaacataactgcaccatctcaatatacccagcaatacaaatcaacatatatcaattcccacatctcataatcgatacaatacaaatctgatatcaaatctcaatcaaatcaactcaaaaaatcataaaaattctatacggtatccgttcttcaatccggtttcgattgtacgatgtctaacatatcacaaacaccatatatgaatcatatccgattccttcaacatcatatttttaaaacatatcaaaacgtaataaaacttacgttcagttgaagctctcgttgttaggaacacggtactgaagtcggattgaaattctaacgGTTGGATTTTTCGTAAATCGCAAATCTCTGATTAAAAGGTGTAAGGAAAATCCTTAACTTTCCTGAAGCTTTTCACCGTTTCATTTCTGAAGGAATGAACTTGTATATATATCTCTCATGCATGCCTAGGATACGTGTCTAATTTTCATACATTTCAATCTGCGCTCGGGCGATTGCAAATTACcactcgggcgcggcatgttctgcccgaaacattttcttgcatctcggtcggcgctcgggcggttgcaatttaccgctcgggcgttcTATCCGAAACATCTCCTTGTTGAACAtttgcgctcgggcggtcaaaaactactgctctggcgccaacagttctgtccaaaatTGTGTAATTCATATGTTTTGCCCAATCTGATCTCGGAAtgatccgtctataatcatatcagttcaaaatcaataatctcaattaacagaatcaaaatctcgggcattacaggaaGCCCAGACCAAATATTTACCTTTAAAACCAGATTCTGATTTTATATGTTTCCAAACTTGTGGAAACTAATGAGCagcaaagaaaaaaaatgtacaACTCACACCGTGTAAAACGAGGACAACAATTAATCAAACTTTGAACCTGcaattcagttcgactcgggagggggagacttgtgataccccatggatgggtcAATCAAAATCAGGCCCAAACTCCTGGCCCATCCCTAACCAAGGTGGAGAGCCCATGAAAGGCCCAGGTATTCTTCTGTAAATACCAGGTTTTAGCGTATGATTTATTCATTCACTGTATTATTTTTCAgtagcacccttagctgctccccacttatatcctcagtctctgacttgagcgtcggaggggctacgccagaaCACCCTCCTCGCCCCCTTcaaacggtcttattcgtgatttcagacTCAAGAAAAATTCGAAAACTGCGTCTGGATTAGTGATACTTGCTGGAATTGAACCCTAAATTTTCAGTGAGTATCaagtacgtttttgaaaatattccctgaacgctcaaaaagtctcccgaatcgttaaaatttgcataccgaataaaaatataacccggcgggtaaaaatacccaactaaggctcattttcaaaaatcatacttaaaaacatctcatattaaataattaaaaataattatttaataaaaacatttttctttaattatctCCGGTCACCGTTcgtcgttcgagcgcgaaaactATTAAAAGCCCTtgtgcatgaaactttaataaccacgaattaaaacacatattatgcaataaacatgcatttaatgcattaaaaccaTTATATAAAATACTTAAGAagtttgataacttgcatgcatgtggttcacatggaccttcaaattttcgggacgttacaatctatgccccttaaattgaatttcgtatccgaaattcgcttatcctcgataaacaAAGAGTTTAGACTTTTAATTATAGTATCataataatccacgcttccgctgcgctactctgataaataAGTGTTAGGCTGTCattatgtctcctcaatcccAACTAAATTGTCTACCCaaatcctcgtttgcgaatcgCGACTTAAAGAGACTTAGTTCTATTatactatgacctcgaattttgacttatcTCGCAATTTCTCATTCTAGAGatggatgtccaaacttatcgcacctCACTTTTCTTATATTATACCATAATGTTCGTCGACCTATTACCTTAGCATTCATACAGTTCAAAACTTAAgaaaccttagcaccaaaatttactaaTCGACTTCTATCACTGGTAGtatacttaaaagttaaacatTATCTCAACTCCATAACAATATTAGcctaaaatccttgaatcgaatctttattttACGGCATGGAATtacgtaacttaactatttacaagtacgTCTCAAGcataaattgttgcaaatcttataTTTCAGGAACGTTAAATCATAAAACCCAAATGTACAACatcgatcttctacctaaataataaaatcattctattatcaattacatgcttaaactattttcttcacGATTATAATATAATTGAAGCCTAAGACCtttggactttcctcattgaaacaaatgtcgcattcttacgtatccttaatgcttaattaatactagcgtataaaacttaacaAGTCATCTCATGGTAgccttagactaactctaataaatcaacttcacttataacccatgGAGTTCTAGAATTTcccatatcaaaattttagatttcttactcgataaaaatcttaatattcgtccATTGGTAACCTATATTGAACACAAATAACTCTCTTTTGTTttaatttcacccaaaatttatGTATAAACAgctatttcataaacttgaaatcaaacttacacaacccaaatagtcttagataacataattccaacacacatattcacttattctcaagtttcttaatgactttcaaaaattcctcaagacaaggtgcTACCCCATTTCATACTCATATCTTTCAAGTAATCTAACCAACAATCATatccaactttctagaaaatttTAAACCTAGCAAAGTATAATTTAACTCTTAAGAttatgattaaaacttatgctacatcaaaccttaagttcccaaaaataagttaatttaacGTCTAATCTTATAtcttaactaattgatcaactttaccttaaattatTATCactcactctaaattcttaatttttcacAACGTTATTCCATCAATGCTTAAATTTTCAAGTCAAATATCGGTTCATCCTACAACACACTAGATTATCCTTCCTTATAAtattataaccaagatatttCAAGGTTTTAAATATCCGTTCAAGCCTAAATTACCGAAAATTTCTATCGTTTAAACCATTCCACTTTATCTTATTGCTAAATTATTCCCCAAATTTTTTAtcaattgcaaaattaattgcTAATTTCCTCTAAACTTATCCATTTGGtccttaaatttcaaaaattcctcaattacccataagttcttggcttCCTAATTCCAATTTATAGGTTTTCCGTAACAAataattcaataattttaagcctattaaacccaaaatcacTTTTCATAACCAATCTATATTTCCATCAAACCCTATAATCctaaattatacattttatacTTCTAAAAACCGTCAGCagttttcgaatcattattccttatacGTAATTTCCAAAAGTTAACTCAACTAATAAACACagtcatcagtattttcttagaaaatctacatgtcccaaaaatattcataattttcatgactaacttatgacccaaaaagtAGAATATCAGTACTAATATCCAAAAATCAATTTAGttaaatcattttcaacctttcCTAATGCCCATTAGCCAAATTCTTAATCATGTCCAATTCAACCACAAAGCCAGCATGtgtgaaaatcataaaatttcttaTTCAATGTCGCAACATGTAAATAGACAGCTAAACATGTATTGTAAAACGTATACCACGTAAAACTAATAAGCTAAACTATTATTATCTTTATCCAATTTTCATGACATGTAGctttacttattattattataattcgTGGCGAGGGAAATCCCCGACCGAGACACATTCGCTTTTGCTCCTAGTTGAAAATCAAATTcttacttcaaaaaaaaaaaatcaaattaaggAATTTTATTTCAAGCCCCAAAAATGGAGTGAACAATAATATGAAAAGAAATTTCTTACATCATGCCAGAGATGCTCAAACTATCTTTAATAGCTAAAGTGCATTTATACACACAAGCTGCAGAATTTTACAAATTAACTTTCAAAGAAATCTGCCATATTTTTCATCGAAGAACCTACCTCAAAATCAAAATCCCTAACTAACCCCTTCAATCTAGCCCAAAAGTTCTTTTCAGCTCGTCTCTCATCAGATTTCTTCCTCGAAAGCCCGGTCATTTTCTTCAACTCTACGgcatttttcaacaaaaaatcaGCCAGATGAACATGCGGCTTCTCCCCCTTGAACCCACGAAACTCGACTTCTTTAAGGTGAGACACAATACAAGATGGCATCGATTCCACCAAgtcataatcataatcattccACATCCACTGTAAAAGAAAGACAATGAACGTTGAGCTCTGTGGAAAATATAAATAggatgaaaataaaaactcaagaggagattaatattttaaaattttctaaataaagggAACAACAATAGCTTATTGTAGATGCTGGATCCACCCCATACATTTTCTTAAAGAGAAAGCGGAGTTGATGACAAGCTTACCATATTTAATTTGATCCATTGAAGATACGGCGTCGAATGAAGAAACTCCAGAAATGCTTCACTGTTGCATTTTGTAGAAATTTCTAGTCGTTTTAGCCTATTAAAATTTGGAAGTGGAGTCCCTTGGTTTGATTGGGCGATAGCCTATCACAGataaataaaagtaatattaatAACCATAAGGTTTCATTAAATTTCACATTTCGTCAAACCAAGAAACTAGAGCTAGCTGTCAGTTGTCAGTTTTCAATATAAATTAACAAGTAAAGAAGAAAGCTTTCAAATACAAATATACTTCAAGTTACTGACATAatataaaatcaaaatcttaacttttttttttttttgagtggGGGATGCACATGCCAAGGAGCTTGAAAGCAAGAAGTAGGAAATATAATAAATTGGTTTTCGTTTATTCTTAGGTGAAACACAATTCCAATGTATCAACCTTGTGATGTAATGAGAGTAACATGGCTACACAATCTAACCTCCACAGTAGCACCTGACAGTTGAAAATGATTTAAGCCAGAGCATCCTTTCAATAAGAGACGAGCTTGTGATCCATTCTTTCTAATTACTTGAAGATCATGTTGAAAACTTTCATAACCAATCGCCGCAGAAGAAACTAATGATGAACTTAGATCAAATTTTTCTACAAAATAACGATGAAAACCAATTTCCAGGAGCTTGGCTCCTGTAATCTTGATGTAACAGTTCTCTACTTCAGGAAGATCCGAGTAATGTATCACTTTTAACTCAGTTAATGCTGGAGCCTTGACTTCCACAAAATTCACTTTCAACCATTTGCAATCTCTTAGCTCAAGCGTTTCCAAGACTGGAAAGTTAAATATAAGTTGACtatttgtagaacccgtaacttagactacgtataagccatgcataattctagtattttaaattattttattgcatgagtatttaaatttaattattttattattttatgcagtggtttagatttttatcatttcagttaattcagagaggccggactggagttggagtttagagataaaatttaagatttaggaaaacattcctagaacttattttagctaattaataagttaatttaagttaaatggaagtttaaggaattatttaagttacttgaggtgagtagaaaataaattcatttaagttccttaaatgaggggttagttcactaaattatttaaaggattagtgaggcttttaagggttattaatttactagataatcaacatttcccctccatttattagtgaattttcggcccccttagTATCTAGACTATTCCTTGCCAATTCATCACcgtttgacccattctttgtgttgttaacatgctaatctttctttttattattagtcaaccttcattaattaattaatgagcatcATCCTTGTAAAGGCCTCTAAAATTCTTACTTTaaaaatttacggaaaattaaaaatttttcttttaaaataaatggagtgcctcatccataaaatcaactgatgaatcaagttcaatgtttaaaaaaaaaatagcagcggaagaaaataaagtttgccaaaaataacaattcaaagaatgtccaacaactggtaaaaatgtttgagcataaaatgacatgtgctgaaactgaggtcctcgggtgccactactgtcgacccaagctggctcactggtccccgccctcggccctggcctcatcagtacctacaacaatcaagtctagtgagcctaaagactcagcatgcaaatatcgtaggtaacgagaaaatgtaatttgtatggataaaatatcatgtcatgaggcatacttaaaataacttgtactgagcaattataatacgtgcataactgaacagaaagtcatagtaaatagaatgtttgctccttggagccctgtactgaaataactgataaaaattttctgttgagattatggtctacgcctgtggcccctgcactgaactgaactgatcggtaactggctaccggggagtatcaaactgaactgagctgaccggtcactggcgaccgggtggtaccaaactgaactgatcggtcactggcgaccgtataaaataatgctcccataatagtgaattgagcacaagcaatatcgcataaatctcaaaaataagtattttctattttcattcacgtaatataattaaatgacataatgaaattatcctgtatattttaccaactggattggatcgttctcaggctcgctgcaacctaatatgccatgaaaaatatgcaatagcttatacttgaccaaactatgcaattaagtttgaaaatgcgacaattacgtctaacgacttcgtatttaatcatgactccgaaccaacccgaaccaacactcaaccgacgtatagtcatgattaaaatacgcttaaaattatgaactaatgctcctaaaatgatgagggtcgaaatctaggt
Protein-coding sequences here:
- the LOC142520851 gene encoding putative FBD-associated F-box protein At5g22720, coding for MGQTVMNCQLIFNFPVLETLELRDCKWLKVNFVEVKAPALTELKVIHYSDLPEVENCYIKITGAKLLEIGFHRYFVEKFDLSSSLVSSAAIGYESFQHDLQVIRKNGSQARLLLKGCSGLNHFQLSGATVEAIAQSNQGTPLPNFNRLKRLEISTKCNSEAFLEFLHSTPYLQWIKLNMWMWNDYDYDLVESMPSCIVSHLKEVEFRGFKGEKPHVHLADFLLKNAVELKKMTGLSRKKSDERRAEKNFWARLKGLVRDFDFEVGSSMKNMADFFES